The DNA window TGATATCTGTGGTGTAGTCACCTTCATAGGAAGCACCATAGAGGGCAGTTCTTATTATGGGACCGCTGTTTGTATTGCCATCAGCATCCCAGACGAGGAACCGGCCAAAAGAGGAGTCACTGTGCGCGAGGATGGCCAGCGCTACCGAAAAAATGATGATCCATTTCGGTAACATTGCCACCTCCTGCCAAAAGTTTTTGCAGTTCACAGCTTTTTTTTTCGTCCTTCCTACTTTGCAGAAAGTTAGTTAAGTATCACCATCTTTCGAACATACTTAAACGTTCCGGCTTCCATCCTCAGAAAATAGACACCGCTCGCAGTGGCACCGCCCCGAGCATCTCTGCCGTCCCAGGATAGGCTGTAGAATCCAGGTTCGAGAAGGTCTTTCACCAGTGTTCGAACCTCATTCCCTGCAACATCAAAGACCTTCATGCTGACGGCGCTTCTCTTTGGAAGGGCATAAGTGACTGTTGTACTGAGGGAGAATGGATTGGGCTTGTTCTGAGAGAGCCTGAAGACCTTTGGAAGACGAGACCGCGTCAGTCTCTCCTCTATTCCAACTGTACAGATATAAAGGGTCTTGGAAAGAGAGTTGTTGGCTGTTAGTGTGTCTCCAGTGGCCGTAATGGTGACGGTCATGATGAAGAGGGAATCAGAGGGAACGCTGGAAGGGACGGTCCAGAGGATGAACGGGACAAGGGTGTCCTCACCTCGCCCAAGATTGAGAATGATGCCGTACTCTGTATAGACGTTGCCGCCCGTAGTATCAATGGTACACACAGCTTCGATGGAATCCAGCGTAGCATACCCGACGTTCTTCACCGTGGCTTTCACATCATACGTCGAGTCCAGACAGACAGTGTCCGGAGGGGCATCCAGGGAGACCACACTTCCGTCGTATTGATTAGGTGGACACCCCAGAATCAATCTCCCCATTCTCCCCGGTGCGCAGGCCCACCCCTCTGGAGATTCTGCATTGGTGGGCCACCAGCCAATCCAGGTCGGGGAGGGATTCTGATTCAGGACGGCGAGCCAAAACCCTACCGTATCACACGCAAAGGCTTGAATTGCGGCAAAGTGGTAGCAATCGGCAGTCGGGGGAATCTCCTCCACGAGTATGAGGGGGAAAGCCCACTCGTACTGCATATGCCCGGAGTTGATAGTTGCGAAATCTGCCCTCTGAAGTGAACAAGGAGGCCAGGCGTTACATGAGTCCCAGTTCAAGGCGCTGAAGTAGACGCTGTCACCACTGCCTTTGTTTGCGATGGAGAAATCTCCCTCAATAGGAAGCGGCCAAATGGGCCAGGCGCCGTCGTTGTTGTCATCGAAATAGGTCCAGATGAGGTCGTAGTCTTCTTCTGTTGAGTCTGAGACGGCATCTACACCAATATAAATGTTGTCGGTATCGTTTTTGACATAGAAATATACACAGCCAGGGTTGTTCAGAGTTTTATCGAAGATGTTACTCACGTCCCTCCGGGTGGCATCTGTCCACTCCCCGGGAGCCATGAATCCGTCTATGATGGGTGGGTTGGATGTATACTCTGAAACAATATCCCATGTCGTGTCGAAAACACAGGCAGTCACGTCCAGGGTGTCATTGGCGGGCATCTGGTCCCCGGCGAGTTGAGTGTAGACTGTGACATTGTAGCAGTTGCCGACTCCGGCAGGCGTCCAACTGACGAAATTGACCTGCTGCATACTATCGCTCGGCAGGTCTACGACGGGTTGGGTGTCAGTGTAGATTGTATCTCCCAGTGAGTCTATGACACAGGTCACATCAAAGGTGACGGTGTCTATACCAAGGTTCTTCACCTGGGCCCGGGGAAGTAGAGGGGTGTTGGGTAGGGTCCAGCTCCATGGGCTAGTTATGGAGATTACTCCTACATTCAGGTTATAGATGGCCGGGAGGCAGCCGAAGAAGCCCATGATGGTATCTGCTAGGAAGGCCTTGGTGCCTGGGGGAGCGCCGTCTTCCAAGCCGCCGAACTCGAAGGAGGTGCCAACCGTTTTGTACGATCCGGGTCCGTCCTCGTATGCGATTCCATTATTGTAAGGAGGTGAATCATTAGCGAAGACAACATAGGCACTTCCCAGAGTGTCGAGTCGATCCATAAAGTGGTTGTCTCCAGAATAGCCAGAGATCATCCCTTCGGTGAAAGTCCCTGGCTGACCCAGTATGGTGTCCACATCGCCAAATCCATCGTCAAGACCATTGATATTAAAGTAACCGTGAAGGGCAGTGGGAGTGTCATAAGCCCAGGTGTCTCCCCCTTCCATATAGATCTTTCCACCTCCATTCAGGTAGGCGGACAAAGAGTCCACAATGGGACCAGGAGCCAGGACGTAGTTCTGGTCGTAGACCCCCAGACAGATGAAGATGGCGCAGTAGTTTGAAAGGCTATCAAGGTAAGGGTTGATGTCTGTGGTGTAGTCACCTTCATAAGAAGCACCATAGAGGGTAGTTCTAATTGCAGGGCCGCTGTTCGTATTTCCATCCGCATCCCAGATGAGGAACCGGGCAGAAGAGGAATCGCTGTGCGCAAGGATGGCCAGCGCTACCGAAAAAATGATGATCCATTTCGGTAACATCGCTGCCTCCGGCCTAAAGTTTTTTGATTTCTGAAAACCGCCGACAGATACACCAATAATCTATGCCAGCCCGGAGGTCGTGTCAAGCGTTTTCCGGGCACCAGGATCGGACTGAAACCTCTGAACCACTGATTGCAGGAGCACGCTGTACGATAGCTGATACATGAAACTACGAAATTCCCACCTACCCACCCTGCACCTTCGAAAATAGAAACGAAATAGGCCCAGCTGAAAAAGACTGAGCCTGTCGGCAGACAGGGTAGGGTATTTTTCATCCTGAGGCAACGCCGAAGGACCTCCCGAATGCTTCTATGTCACTGGATGAGGCATTTTTCGTCCTGTTTAGTCTTTGTTAGCGGTCACAAGCGAAGCGCAGTGACTTCGTTACAAAGACTTAATCCCGAGCGAGGCCCTGAGGCTCCCGAAGGGCGAAGTCGAGCGGAGGCACTTGGCTACTCATGACTCTCCTTAGCCTGGCCTCAGCCGAAGGATCTGCTTTTCGCCGGGCCAACAACCACACTTCTCATTGCACCTCGACAGACTCGGCATAAACGCGCCTCGCGGAGCGAGTCGAAGCAGTCCCGGCTTTCAATTTCGCAACCACAGATTTCACTGATTACCACAAGATTATTCTTCTGGTTCGGGTTCAGCCATGAGAATATGGTCTGAATCTGTGTTAATCTTGTGTAATCTTGTGGTTTCAGGGTTTTCAATTTCGAATTTCGCAATTTCGAAGGTGGGGTGCGCAGGGGATGGGAATTTCGTGGTTTTGGCTATTGGCCGGAAAGTATCCATCCCGAAGCATACACAGTGTCGCCTATGTACGCGACTGCGAGCTGGCCGGGAGTTACGGCTTTCTGTGGAACCTGGAAGGTGAGCTTTGCTCTATTCTCTTCCAGAAGTTCGAATTTCGCGGGGCAGGGCGGGCTGCCGTATCTGATCTTTGCTTCTACCTCTACCGCGCGTCCCTTCTGAGGTGCTAAGAATCGCACGCCTTCAATAGTGACAGTCTTCTTGAGAAGAGACTCCTCGCGGCCCACGAAAACCTTTTCTTCTTTCTCGTCGAGTGCTCTTACATAAAGAGGATATCTCTGGGAAAGCCCGAGGCCCCTTCTCTGGCCTATTGTGTACCTGTATATTCCTGAATGCCTGCCCAGTACTCCACCATCCTCTCCCACTATTTCTCCGTTTTGCTTTCCTATTCTCCGCTCCAGGAAGGATTCCTGTTCCCCCTCCCTTACAAAACAGACCTCCTGGCTTTCGCTCTTGTCCTTCACATGCAGACCGCTGGTCCTGGCGCTCTCTCTGGCTTGCTTTTTCGTAATCGAACCCATGGGGAGA is part of the candidate division TA06 bacterium genome and encodes:
- the mnmA gene encoding tRNA 2-thiouridine(34) synthase MnmA — translated: MISSQKRVVVGMSGGVDSSLTASILKDQGYEPTGITLSLWAEGSRCCSEKDALDAKKVCQTLRIPHYTICHQSRFQREVVDYFVNEYARGRTPNPCVVCNERIKFKMLLSKAMEIGTHYVATGHYARVERDEESGFFLLKRGVDEAKDQSYFLATLPQAVLRRILLPMGSITKKQARESARTSGLHVKDKSESQEVCFVREGEQESFLERRIGKQNGEIVGEDGGVLGRHSGIYRYTIGQRRGLGLSQRYPLYVRALDEKEEKVFVGREESLLKKTVTIEGVRFLAPQKGRAVEVEAKIRYGSPPCPAKFELLEENRAKLTFQVPQKAVTPGQLAVAYIGDTVYASGWILSGQ
- a CDS encoding T9SS type A sorting domain-containing protein; protein product: MLPKWIIIFSVALAILAHSDSSSARFLIWDADGNTNSGPAIRTTLYGASYEGDYTTDINPYLDSLSNYCAIFICLGVYDQNYVLAPGPIVDSLSAYLNGGGKIYMEGGDTWAYDTPTALHGYFNINGLDDGFGDVDTILGQPGTFTEGMISGYSGDNHFMDRLDTLGSAYVVFANDSPPYNNGIAYEDGPGSYKTVGTSFEFGGLEDGAPPGTKAFLADTIMGFFGCLPAIYNLNVGVISITSPWSWTLPNTPLLPRAQVKNLGIDTVTFDVTCVIDSLGDTIYTDTQPVVDLPSDSMQQVNFVSWTPAGVGNCYNVTVYTQLAGDQMPANDTLDVTACVFDTTWDIVSEYTSNPPIIDGFMAPGEWTDATRRDVSNIFDKTLNNPGCVYFYVKNDTDNIYIGVDAVSDSTEEDYDLIWTYFDDNNDGAWPIWPLPIEGDFSIANKGSGDSVYFSALNWDSCNAWPPCSLQRADFATINSGHMQYEWAFPLILVEEIPPTADCYHFAAIQAFACDTVGFWLAVLNQNPSPTWIGWWPTNAESPEGWACAPGRMGRLILGCPPNQYDGSVVSLDAPPDTVCLDSTYDVKATVKNVGYATLDSIEAVCTIDTTGGNVYTEYGIILNLGRGEDTLVPFILWTVPSSVPSDSLFIMTVTITATGDTLTANNSLSKTLYICTVGIEERLTRSRLPKVFRLSQNKPNPFSLSTTVTYALPKRSAVSMKVFDVAGNEVRTLVKDLLEPGFYSLSWDGRDARGGATASGVYFLRMEAGTFKYVRKMVILN